The following coding sequences lie in one Amycolatopsis cihanbeyliensis genomic window:
- a CDS encoding S1 family peptidase, translating to MRIRSIVACAVAAVAAPAVLAAPAEGIIDGSFTESAPWSARLYQDGSDGYCTATVLSAEWILTARHCIGGEHRWGFRIGDIEHARGEYVDAAPGGVTVHEQADLALVRLSRPVEAETVTLGTAADVAAGDTVTIHGWGRTEQDRQSPRLKNARLRVTDTAATDAYGGRAIDATRIDGVCAMGDSGGPMFAANGRQVGVLSTGGAATCQYTHLGAFHDWIDSVTGG from the coding sequence GTGCGGATTCGTTCGATCGTCGCGTGCGCGGTGGCCGCCGTCGCTGCCCCTGCCGTCCTCGCGGCGCCGGCGGAAGGGATCATCGACGGCTCATTCACCGAGTCGGCGCCCTGGAGCGCCCGGCTCTACCAGGACGGCTCGGACGGCTACTGCACCGCCACCGTCCTGTCGGCCGAGTGGATCCTGACCGCGCGGCACTGCATCGGTGGCGAGCACCGGTGGGGCTTCCGGATCGGCGATATCGAGCACGCCAGGGGCGAGTACGTCGACGCCGCGCCCGGCGGGGTCACCGTGCACGAGCAGGCAGACCTGGCGCTCGTCCGGCTCAGCCGGCCCGTCGAGGCGGAGACGGTCACCCTCGGCACTGCCGCTGACGTCGCCGCTGGCGACACGGTCACCATCCACGGCTGGGGCAGGACGGAGCAGGACCGCCAGTCTCCTCGGCTGAAGAACGCCCGCCTGCGGGTGACCGACACCGCGGCCACGGATGCCTACGGCGGGCGGGCGATCGACGCCACCCGGATCGACGGCGTCTGCGCCATGGGGGATTCCGGCGGGCCGATGTTCGCCGCCAACGGCCGCCAGGTCGGGGTGCTCTCCACCGGCGGCGCGGCAACGTGCCAGTACACCCATCTCGGTGCGTTCCACGACTGGATCGACTCGGTCACCGGCGGCTGA
- a CDS encoding class I SAM-dependent methyltransferase, with protein MDTYDRIGVGYARGRRTDPRWQAVIEDALGGARSVLNIGAGTGSYEPAGRTVLAVEPSAEMLRQRPGDAAPAVRAVAERLPVRDGAAEAALAVLTVHHWNDWRRGLAELRRVAPVRVVLAYDTRMHADYWFVREYVPEIAERELGRPAAADIAEVLGAQRVVPLPVPWDFTDGVFPAYWRRPAAYLDPGVRRNCSALAQADPQAVRRGLGRLRADLADGRWRDRHRDLLGQAEFDAGFRLLISRN; from the coding sequence ATGGACACCTACGACCGGATCGGCGTCGGCTATGCGCGGGGACGCCGCACCGACCCCCGCTGGCAGGCGGTCATCGAGGACGCGCTCGGCGGGGCGCGGTCGGTGCTGAACATCGGCGCGGGCACCGGCTCGTACGAACCGGCGGGGCGCACAGTGCTGGCCGTGGAGCCCTCCGCCGAGATGCTGCGCCAGCGACCGGGCGATGCCGCGCCCGCGGTGCGGGCGGTGGCCGAGCGGCTGCCGGTGCGGGATGGCGCCGCCGAGGCGGCGCTGGCCGTGCTCACCGTGCACCACTGGAACGACTGGCGGCGCGGGCTCGCCGAGCTGCGCCGGGTCGCGCCGGTGCGGGTGGTGCTGGCCTACGACACCCGGATGCACGCCGACTACTGGTTCGTCCGGGAGTACGTGCCGGAGATCGCCGAGCGGGAGCTGGGCCGGCCCGCCGCCGCTGATATCGCCGAGGTGCTCGGCGCGCAGCGGGTCGTCCCGTTGCCGGTGCCGTGGGACTTCACCGACGGCGTCTTCCCCGCCTACTGGCGGCGTCCCGCCGCCTACCTCGATCCCGGCGTTCGCCGGAACTGCTCCGCGCTCGCGCAGGCCGATCCGCAAGCCGTTCGGCGCGGCCTGGGACGGCTGCGCGCGGACCTGGCCGACGGCCGGTGGCGGGACCGGCACCGGGACCTGCTCGGGCAGGCCGAGTTCGACGCCGGTTTCCGGTTGCTGATCTCCCGGAACTGA
- a CDS encoding DMT family transporter: MAHLLLLAAILAEVVGTIAVRFSDGFSKPVPSVVAALGVVGAYFLLSRVLKQGMGVGVAYGIWAALGVSLIAIIGIFLGDGLTWIQGAGVVLVIGGVLALELGAAH, from the coding sequence ATGGCTCACCTGCTCCTGCTGGCGGCGATCCTGGCCGAGGTCGTCGGCACGATCGCGGTCCGCTTCTCGGACGGCTTCTCGAAGCCGGTGCCTTCCGTGGTGGCCGCGCTCGGTGTGGTCGGGGCCTACTTCCTGCTCTCCCGGGTGCTGAAGCAGGGGATGGGTGTGGGTGTGGCCTACGGCATCTGGGCGGCGCTGGGCGTCAGCCTGATCGCGATCATCGGGATCTTTCTCGGCGACGGGCTCACCTGGATCCAGGGTGCCGGGGTCGTACTGGTGATCGGGGGTGTGCTGGCGCTGGAGCTGGGCGCGGCACACTGA
- a CDS encoding TetR/AcrR family transcriptional regulator, with amino-acid sequence MTEPRDGRRARGERKRAAIIAATLRVVERDGVAGVSHRAVAREAGVAGSAAIYYFATLDDLLVAALTAAAEDYARQLREIIEGGGDGVDGLAQLITEAGGSGRSRALAEQELTLLAARRPALRAVATHWRDMVADVARGYTSDPVAVEATVAAADGLCARMLLGAESLTAAQVSALLRHALRLT; translated from the coding sequence GTGACCGAACCGCGGGATGGCCGCAGGGCGCGCGGCGAGCGCAAGCGCGCCGCGATCATCGCCGCCACCCTCCGGGTGGTGGAGCGGGACGGCGTCGCCGGGGTCAGTCACCGCGCCGTGGCCCGCGAGGCCGGGGTGGCAGGCAGCGCGGCGATCTACTACTTCGCCACCCTGGACGACCTGCTGGTCGCCGCGCTCACCGCGGCGGCCGAGGACTACGCGCGCCAGTTGCGCGAGATCATCGAGGGCGGCGGGGACGGGGTCGACGGCCTCGCCCAGCTGATCACCGAAGCGGGCGGGTCCGGCCGCAGCCGCGCGCTGGCCGAGCAGGAGCTGACGCTGCTCGCCGCCCGCCGGCCTGCGCTGCGTGCGGTCGCGACCCACTGGCGGGACATGGTTGCCGATGTGGCGCGCGGGTACACCAGCGACCCGGTGGCCGTCGAGGCCACTGTCGCCGCCGCGGACGGCCTGTGTGCTCGCATGCTGCTCGGTGCCGAGTCCCTGACGGCCGCGCAGGTCAGCGCCCTGCTGCGGCACGCGCTGCGGCTGACCTGA
- a CDS encoding urea carboxylase-associated family protein yields the protein MDTPPAAYQGGALEVDRDLYRRIAGADRTPVLDFVLPIRSGQAWEVPAGHLCRVVTVEGPQVGDLNIWNRHNPRERLWASRTRQLQGAHVSTFDRLWSTLPYLRPLVTITHDSLAGYGVDDDGGRVHDLLGTRCDPYVNRMLTGEDFDFHCHSNLVRAVLPYGLTELDVHDVLNVFQRTGLNAQDRYFMLACPARAGDYLEFFAEQDLLCALSTCPGGDLSVPMWGPDARDPVEVCRPLGVEVHRPDPAALAGWSPPRVAAYAGGHGLARRPGSRAGTG from the coding sequence ATGGACACACCGCCCGCCGCGTACCAGGGTGGCGCGCTCGAGGTGGACCGCGACCTGTACCGGCGGATCGCAGGGGCCGACCGGACGCCGGTGCTGGACTTCGTGCTCCCGATCCGGTCGGGGCAGGCATGGGAGGTGCCCGCCGGGCACCTGTGCCGGGTCGTCACCGTCGAGGGTCCACAGGTGGGCGACCTGAACATCTGGAACCGGCACAACCCGCGCGAGCGGCTGTGGGCGTCCAGGACACGGCAGTTACAGGGCGCGCATGTGAGTACCTTCGACCGGCTGTGGTCCACCCTGCCGTACCTGCGGCCGCTGGTGACGATCACGCACGACTCGCTGGCGGGCTACGGCGTGGATGACGACGGCGGCCGGGTGCACGACCTGCTCGGCACCCGCTGCGATCCGTACGTGAACCGGATGCTCACCGGCGAGGACTTCGACTTCCACTGCCACTCCAACCTGGTGCGCGCGGTGCTGCCGTACGGGCTGACCGAGCTCGACGTGCACGACGTGCTGAACGTGTTCCAGCGCACCGGCTTGAACGCGCAGGACCGGTACTTCATGCTGGCCTGCCCCGCGCGGGCAGGCGACTACCTCGAGTTCTTCGCCGAGCAGGACCTGCTGTGCGCGCTGTCCACCTGCCCTGGCGGGGACCTCTCGGTACCGATGTGGGGCCCGGACGCCCGCGACCCGGTCGAGGTCTGCCGCCCGCTGGGCGTCGAGGTGCACCGCCCGGACCCGGCGGCGCTGGCGGGCTGGAGCCCGCCGCGGGTGGCGGCCTACGCGGGCGGGCACGGGTTGGCCCGCCGACCCGGCTCCCGGGCCGGCACGGGGTGA
- a CDS encoding helix-turn-helix transcriptional regulator has product MSQPALPVLDGPTRRLCGDIAERRLTRPRLAILAPGGYGKTAVLDHLDRTCARAGLPVHRFRPGAEPPQEGLVLVDDAHELGEPALDQLARLAAAGGGLVLAARPWPRPDTLAGVLRGLAGQLVLRPLDHAGTATLLAAATGRPAPDRLIEFTRIQTGGIPGFVHRLGQALGRDPEPRVPEVALAGFRHELDRAGEDTLHLLLAAETGTRLDAALLAGLLDRDRVAEVMDAARATGLLDLDGRLLPIGARALAALVPPERRAALWQRLAGLLLDRGAPVLHLARSLLEAGSGAGLGAPGTAAVFEAAAAEAVGTDPVLATRLLDAAVAAGARRDEVAARRAEAAARAGELDAALRLADEVIATAGAPERAAAARVAGTVLAYRGRLDRATRMHRWAGGTLDTAFAAIGLLGTGRQGEARESLAAPPADEPPTLLATAITDTAEGLLASVSEAPAAALSTLVSAAEMLEPVGRTVLLPDSPAALGALVAIHSGELTIADALLQDATAGGCGGDTLAARHRLLRAWVAMLRGEAERAGTLLAEAGSGLAPRDWLFAVALRVGLARRASDVAGLHRIWEQACTAVIRHPVDLFTLLPFGEFAVAAARLGDTERLAPHLRRASELCTALGDPPLWTWPLHWGGLHGAIIAERKEEAAAHAEALAAGAGNGPYATVLAAAARCWLAVVRGEVDPERVEQAARGLHEAGFRWDGARLAGQAAIRTADRKAMVGLLEVARSMQGQPAQPDEPAAPTERGRLSERELQVAELVVAGLTYKQVGDRLFISAKTVEHHMARMRQRLGAASRGELLSRLRSALEDRTGRP; this is encoded by the coding sequence TTGAGCCAACCAGCTCTCCCGGTCCTGGACGGACCCACCCGCCGGCTGTGCGGGGACATCGCGGAGCGAAGGCTCACCCGGCCCCGGCTGGCGATCCTCGCGCCGGGCGGCTACGGCAAGACCGCCGTGCTCGACCATCTCGACCGCACCTGCGCCAGGGCCGGGCTGCCGGTGCACCGGTTCCGACCGGGTGCCGAGCCGCCGCAAGAGGGGCTCGTCCTGGTGGACGACGCGCACGAGCTCGGCGAGCCCGCCCTCGACCAGCTCGCCAGGCTGGCCGCCGCCGGCGGCGGGCTGGTGCTCGCCGCCCGGCCGTGGCCGCGCCCGGACACCCTCGCCGGGGTGCTGCGCGGGCTCGCCGGGCAACTCGTGCTGCGCCCGCTGGACCACGCCGGCACCGCGACCCTGCTGGCCGCCGCCACCGGCAGGCCGGCCCCGGACCGGCTGATCGAGTTCACCCGCATCCAGACCGGCGGCATTCCCGGGTTCGTGCACCGGCTCGGGCAGGCGCTCGGCAGGGACCCCGAGCCACGGGTGCCGGAAGTCGCGCTGGCCGGGTTCCGGCACGAGCTGGACCGCGCCGGGGAGGACACCCTGCACCTGCTGCTGGCCGCCGAGACCGGGACCCGGCTGGATGCCGCCCTGCTGGCCGGGTTGCTCGACCGGGATCGGGTAGCCGAGGTCATGGACGCGGCCAGGGCCACCGGGCTGCTCGACCTGGACGGCAGACTGCTGCCGATCGGCGCCCGCGCGCTGGCCGCGCTGGTTCCCCCCGAACGCAGGGCCGCGCTGTGGCAGCGGCTGGCCGGGCTGCTGCTGGACCGGGGAGCGCCGGTACTGCACCTGGCCCGGTCGCTGCTGGAGGCGGGCTCCGGGGCCGGGCTGGGTGCCCCCGGCACGGCGGCGGTGTTCGAGGCCGCCGCGGCGGAGGCCGTCGGCACGGACCCGGTGCTGGCCACCCGGCTGCTGGACGCGGCGGTCGCCGCGGGCGCGCGCAGGGATGAGGTGGCGGCCCGGCGGGCGGAGGCGGCGGCCAGGGCCGGTGAGCTGGACGCCGCGCTGCGGCTGGCCGACGAGGTGATCGCCACGGCGGGCGCGCCCGAGCGGGCGGCGGCCGCTCGGGTGGCCGGCACAGTGCTGGCGTACCGCGGCCGGCTGGACCGCGCCACGCGGATGCACCGGTGGGCGGGCGGCACCCTGGACACCGCCTTCGCCGCCATCGGCCTGCTCGGCACCGGCAGGCAGGGCGAGGCGCGCGAGTCGCTCGCCGCGCCGCCCGCCGACGAACCGCCGACCCTGCTGGCCACCGCGATCACCGACACCGCGGAAGGGCTGCTGGCCTCGGTGTCCGAAGCGCCGGCGGCGGCACTGTCCACCCTGGTGAGTGCGGCGGAAATGCTGGAGCCGGTGGGGCGCACCGTGCTGCTCCCGGACAGCCCGGCCGCGCTCGGCGCGCTGGTCGCGATCCACTCCGGCGAGCTGACCATCGCCGATGCCCTGCTCCAGGACGCCACCGCCGGGGGATGCGGGGGCGACACGCTGGCCGCACGGCACCGGCTGCTGCGGGCGTGGGTCGCGATGCTGCGCGGCGAGGCCGAGCGCGCGGGCACCCTGCTGGCGGAGGCGGGTTCCGGGCTCGCGCCGAGGGACTGGTTGTTCGCCGTGGCGCTCCGCGTCGGGCTGGCCCGCAGGGCGAGCGACGTGGCCGGGCTGCACCGGATCTGGGAGCAGGCCTGCACGGCGGTGATCCGACACCCGGTGGACCTGTTCACCCTGTTGCCCTTCGGCGAGTTCGCCGTGGCCGCCGCCCGGCTCGGCGACACCGAGCGCCTCGCACCACACCTGCGCCGCGCGAGCGAACTCTGCACCGCGCTCGGCGACCCTCCACTGTGGACATGGCCGCTGCACTGGGGCGGCCTGCACGGCGCGATCATCGCCGAGCGGAAGGAGGAGGCCGCGGCGCATGCCGAGGCACTCGCCGCGGGCGCGGGGAACGGGCCGTACGCGACGGTGCTCGCCGCGGCGGCGCGGTGCTGGCTGGCCGTGGTCCGGGGCGAGGTGGACCCGGAGCGGGTGGAGCAGGCCGCCCGCGGCCTGCACGAGGCCGGCTTCCGCTGGGACGGCGCGCGGTTGGCCGGGCAGGCTGCCATCCGCACCGCCGACCGCAAGGCCATGGTCGGCCTGCTGGAGGTCGCCCGCTCGATGCAGGGGCAGCCCGCGCAGCCGGACGAGCCGGCCGCGCCCACCGAGCGCGGCCGGTTGAGCGAGCGCGAGTTGCAGGTGGCCGAGTTGGTGGTGGCCGGGCTGACCTACAAGCAGGTGGGCGACCGGCTGTTCATCTCGGCCAAGACCGTCGAGCACCACATGGCCAGGATGCGGCAGCGACTCGGCGCGGCCAGCCGCGGCGAGCTGCTGTCCCGGCTACGGTCGGCGCTCGAGGATCGAACGGGGAGGCCGTGA
- a CDS encoding Hsp70 family protein yields the protein MRYVLGIELGGTRSKAAVLRYDGESWGDPQAVPLDGTPWVESVLHVSREGTVLAGRAALQWAGAEPERVARGFLRRVGDETPFVLGTHCYPAEVLTAVLVGWIADRVAEAERDEATRVAVTHPAGWGAHRRGLLGEALHEAGLPGVLLLPSPVAVAENHLARHGAEPGDALVVCRFGGEQVEATVLRRTPTGFEPLAHGEQVGPGAGTELDDLLTAHVLARLAREEPPPDAAMAGLRAACTGAKEQLSVGTEADLPTAGVRVTRPEFDALARPALTEAVALARRTAGAVPAGELSAVLLAGGTARVPLVTELVESAFGRAPAAEADPASAAARGAALATLAALSRTAGPVHPTDQVALVPAGDPEPELEPPPPRPPVEITPLEPPRPRLPTRRRNRAAAKAEPAEQKDGS from the coding sequence ATGCGCTACGTCCTGGGCATTGAGCTGGGTGGCACGCGCAGCAAGGCCGCGGTCCTTCGTTACGACGGGGAGAGCTGGGGTGATCCCCAGGCCGTTCCACTGGACGGCACCCCGTGGGTCGAGTCGGTACTGCACGTCTCGCGGGAGGGCACGGTGCTGGCCGGGCGGGCCGCGCTGCAGTGGGCAGGCGCCGAACCGGAACGCGTCGCACGGGGGTTCCTGCGCCGAGTCGGCGACGAGACACCGTTTGTGCTGGGGACCCACTGCTACCCGGCCGAGGTGCTGACGGCGGTGCTCGTGGGATGGATCGCCGACCGGGTGGCCGAGGCCGAGCGGGACGAGGCGACCCGGGTCGCGGTGACCCATCCCGCGGGTTGGGGCGCGCACCGCCGCGGCCTGCTCGGTGAGGCACTGCACGAGGCCGGCCTGCCCGGGGTGCTGCTGCTGCCGAGTCCGGTGGCGGTGGCGGAGAACCACCTCGCCCGGCACGGCGCGGAGCCGGGTGACGCGCTGGTGGTGTGCCGGTTCGGCGGCGAGCAGGTGGAGGCCACTGTGCTGCGCCGCACGCCGACCGGGTTCGAGCCGCTCGCGCACGGCGAGCAGGTGGGCCCCGGCGCGGGTACGGAACTGGACGACCTGCTCACCGCGCACGTGCTGGCCCGGCTCGCGCGGGAGGAACCGCCGCCCGACGCGGCCATGGCGGGGCTGCGCGCGGCCTGTACCGGGGCGAAGGAGCAGCTTTCGGTCGGCACCGAAGCGGACCTTCCCACCGCGGGGGTGCGGGTGACCAGGCCGGAGTTCGACGCGCTCGCCCGCCCGGCACTCACCGAAGCGGTGGCACTGGCGCGGCGCACGGCCGGTGCGGTACCCGCCGGGGAGCTGTCCGCGGTGCTGCTCGCCGGCGGAACGGCACGCGTCCCGCTGGTAACCGAGCTGGTCGAGTCCGCCTTCGGTCGCGCGCCCGCGGCGGAGGCCGACCCCGCGTCGGCGGCCGCGCGGGGCGCCGCCCTCGCCACGCTGGCCGCGCTGTCCCGTACCGCGGGTCCGGTGCACCCCACGGACCAGGTGGCGCTGGTGCCCGCCGGGGACCCGGAACCCGAGCTGGAGCCGCCACCACCCCGGCCGCCGGTAGAGATCACCCCGCTGGAACCACCGCGGCCCCGGTTGCCGACCCGGCGCAGGAACCGTGCCGCGGCCAAGGCCGAGCCCGCCGAGCAGAAGGACGGCAGTTGA
- a CDS encoding IniB N-terminal domain-containing protein: MQNADQTLHDFVLTLLTDATARSGFAEDPAAALAGAGLSDVTAQDVQEVVPLVLDYAQLPAQVPGMDSLDGAELPAGGAADAIEQLRAVAEAAGAPDVGSFTLSGEGSADGFTGVGGVRSETFEAGADADLTGSLSGVAGGVSGGTGEAGAFQAGAAAGPDGLTADGEFGNAQVFGTGYLAAGTGGVAAGFEVAGTGFSVEGGGAGTTEEFAVGGATMSPLGDYGFESAGEFGELGDIDLDTEALGRGGEAAGGTVATYVSSGGQAFADGVSTGAETVSGQLEDAGAGEAADAVRTGADAVSGQVSSATAEVPQPDDLTGRLEDLPAAEVPDTGALPELPELPELPDLAGALPGELPELPVANPLPEMDLPASDPAAATEKVTDTVTDTVGDSPLGQVTQNSAAADLPNPSGVVDDLSLGG; encoded by the coding sequence TTGCAGAACGCCGACCAGACCCTGCACGACTTCGTGCTCACCCTGCTGACCGACGCCACCGCCCGGTCCGGCTTCGCCGAGGACCCCGCCGCGGCGCTCGCCGGAGCCGGCCTTTCCGACGTGACCGCGCAGGACGTCCAGGAGGTCGTCCCGCTGGTGCTGGACTATGCCCAGCTACCGGCCCAGGTGCCGGGGATGGACTCGCTGGACGGGGCCGAGCTGCCCGCGGGCGGCGCCGCGGACGCGATCGAGCAGCTGCGCGCCGTCGCGGAGGCGGCCGGTGCCCCGGACGTGGGCAGCTTCACCCTGTCCGGTGAGGGCAGCGCGGACGGCTTCACCGGCGTGGGCGGCGTGCGCAGCGAGACCTTCGAGGCCGGTGCGGACGCCGACCTGACCGGCAGCCTGAGCGGTGTCGCCGGGGGCGTCAGCGGCGGTACCGGCGAGGCCGGCGCGTTCCAGGCCGGCGCGGCCGCGGGCCCGGACGGGCTCACCGCGGACGGCGAGTTCGGCAACGCGCAGGTCTTCGGCACCGGGTACCTCGCCGCGGGCACCGGGGGTGTCGCCGCCGGGTTCGAGGTGGCCGGCACGGGCTTCTCGGTCGAGGGCGGCGGCGCGGGCACCACGGAGGAGTTCGCGGTCGGTGGTGCCACGATGTCCCCGCTCGGCGACTACGGCTTCGAGAGCGCGGGCGAGTTCGGTGAGCTCGGCGACATCGACCTGGACACCGAGGCGCTCGGCCGGGGCGGCGAGGCCGCGGGTGGCACCGTCGCGACCTACGTGTCCTCCGGCGGGCAGGCCTTCGCCGACGGCGTGTCCACCGGGGCGGAGACGGTGAGTGGCCAGCTCGAGGACGCCGGCGCGGGTGAGGCCGCGGACGCGGTGCGTACCGGCGCCGACGCGGTGTCCGGGCAGGTCTCCTCGGCTACCGCCGAGGTGCCGCAGCCGGACGACCTCACCGGCCGGCTGGAGGACCTGCCCGCCGCCGAGGTGCCGGACACCGGCGCCCTGCCGGAGCTTCCCGAGCTGCCGGAACTGCCTGACCTGGCCGGCGCGCTGCCGGGGGAGCTGCCCGAGCTGCCGGTGGCCAACCCGCTGCCGGAGATGGACCTGCCCGCGTCCGACCCCGCCGCGGCGACCGAGAAGGTGACCGACACCGTGACCGACACGGTCGGCGACAGCCCGCTGGGCCAGGTCACCCAGAACTCCGCGGCGGCTGACCTGCCCAACCCGTCCGGTGTGGTCGACGACCTGAGCCTCGGCGGCTGA
- a CDS encoding dynamin family protein yields the protein MTAPPWLDVLDDTVRACATHRRPDLAQRLRERRAQLLDGQLRVLVLGEAGQGKSQLVNALVNAPVCATGDDQTTTVPAVVRHADRPAAVLVTEEEAGEPPALEATAGRRTVPIESATALANGEPAGGVLRAEVGLPRKLLSTGLALIDTPSAPDPTTLPPADATLLVSDATRELSAGELDLLAGVVELCPTVVVVLTKIDLVPNWRRVAERNRARLARDGLRAPVVPVSANLRLAAARDGDRVLATESGFGELIRLLRQDLAGQAELLARRSVTALAGLAVEQLVEQVRAEYTATQHADTGELTARWHAASRELERLQRESARWQTLLSDEVADLTSDVEFDLRERTRRILHEVDDYFDVADPAKNWPEFAEWLRENLTTVAETNSGWLLDRFDWIARRLSRLVARDTADAPSDSAARDGALDHVGELRMPAVERFGIGQKLFVGMRGSYSGLLMFGLASTVAGLTLINPISIGAGVAFGAKSVFEERGNRLKRRQSAAKNAAHRYVDDFFLGYGKHSKDTTRLIHRALRDRFAGVAEELRAEISESAKGVKRLIDAEATERAARAQRLKLGMDELTLLRRRVHALGTVPGARRELTA from the coding sequence ATGACCGCACCCCCGTGGCTCGATGTGCTCGATGACACGGTCCGGGCCTGCGCCACCCACCGGCGCCCGGACCTGGCCCAGCGGTTGCGGGAAAGACGTGCCCAGCTACTGGACGGCCAGCTGCGGGTGCTGGTCCTCGGTGAGGCGGGCCAGGGCAAGAGCCAGCTGGTCAACGCCCTGGTCAACGCGCCGGTGTGCGCCACGGGGGACGACCAGACCACCACCGTGCCCGCGGTCGTCCGGCACGCCGACCGCCCGGCCGCGGTGCTGGTCACCGAGGAGGAGGCCGGTGAACCGCCCGCGCTGGAGGCCACCGCTGGCAGGCGGACCGTGCCGATCGAGTCGGCGACCGCGCTGGCCAACGGTGAGCCGGCTGGTGGCGTGCTGCGCGCCGAGGTCGGCCTGCCCCGGAAGCTGCTGTCCACCGGGCTCGCGCTGATCGACACGCCTTCCGCCCCGGACCCCACCACGTTGCCCCCGGCCGACGCGACTTTGCTGGTCTCCGACGCCACCCGGGAGCTGTCCGCGGGTGAGCTGGACCTGCTGGCCGGGGTGGTCGAGCTGTGTCCGACCGTGGTCGTCGTGCTGACCAAGATCGACCTGGTGCCGAACTGGCGGCGGGTGGCCGAGCGTAACCGGGCCCGGCTGGCCAGGGACGGGCTGCGGGCGCCGGTCGTCCCGGTGTCGGCGAACCTGCGGCTGGCCGCCGCCCGCGACGGGGACCGGGTGCTGGCGACCGAATCCGGCTTCGGCGAGCTGATCCGGCTGTTGCGCCAGGATCTCGCCGGGCAGGCCGAGCTGCTGGCCCGCCGCTCGGTGACCGCCCTCGCCGGGTTGGCTGTCGAGCAGCTGGTCGAGCAGGTGCGCGCCGAGTACACCGCGACCCAGCACGCGGACACCGGGGAGCTGACCGCACGCTGGCACGCCGCGAGCCGGGAGCTGGAACGGCTGCAGCGCGAATCGGCCCGGTGGCAGACCCTGCTCTCCGACGAGGTGGCCGACCTGACCTCCGATGTGGAGTTCGACCTGCGGGAGCGGACGCGCCGGATCCTGCACGAGGTGGACGACTACTTCGACGTCGCGGACCCGGCGAAGAACTGGCCGGAGTTCGCGGAGTGGTTGCGGGAGAACCTGACCACCGTGGCCGAGACCAACTCCGGCTGGTTGCTCGACCGCTTCGACTGGATCGCCCGCAGGTTGTCCCGGTTGGTCGCGCGGGACACCGCGGACGCGCCGTCCGACTCCGCGGCGCGGGACGGAGCCCTCGACCACGTCGGTGAGCTGCGGATGCCCGCCGTGGAACGGTTCGGCATCGGGCAGAAGCTGTTCGTCGGGATGCGCGGTTCCTACAGCGGCCTGCTGATGTTCGGGCTGGCCAGCACGGTCGCCGGCCTGACGCTGATCAACCCGATCTCCATCGGTGCCGGGGTCGCGTTCGGCGCGAAGAGCGTGTTCGAGGAGCGTGGCAACCGGCTCAAGCGGCGCCAGTCCGCGGCGAAGAACGCGGCGCACCGCTACGTGGACGACTTCTTCCTCGGGTACGGCAAGCACAGCAAGGACACCACCCGGCTGATCCACCGGGCCCTGCGCGACCGGTTCGCCGGCGTGGCCGAGGAACTGCGGGCGGAGATCTCCGAGTCCGCCAAGGGGGTCAAGCGACTCATCGACGCCGAGGCCACCGAGCGCGCGGCGCGGGCGCAGCGGCTCAAGCTCGGCATGGACGAGCTGACCCTGCTGCGCAGGCGGGTGCACGCGCTCGGCACGGTCCCCGGCGCGCGGCGTGAGCTGACCGCGTGA